One window from the genome of Hoplias malabaricus isolate fHopMal1 chromosome 18, fHopMal1.hap1, whole genome shotgun sequence encodes:
- the pitpnb gene encoding phosphatidylinositol transfer protein beta isoform: MVIIKEYRVVLPCSVEEYQVGQLFSVAEASKNETGGGEGIEVLTNEPYEKEGEKGQYTHKIYHLKSKVPGFVKMIAPEGALVFHEKAWNAYPYCRTIVTNEYMKDDFMIKIETWHKPDLGCMENVHDLDPETWKTVEVVPIDIADKSQVEPGDYKPEEDPALFQSEKTGRGPLGPDWKSELTEKEDAPRMCAYKLVTVKFKWWGLQGKIEQFIHKQEKRIFTNFHRQLFCWIDNWVELTMEDIRRMEAETQKELEEMRYKGTVRGTTATEE; this comes from the exons ATGGTGATCATCAAGGAGTA CCGTGTGGTCTTGCCTTGCTCGGTAGAAGAG TACCAAGTCGGGCAGCTTTTCTCTGTGGCTGAGGCCAGCAAAAATGAGACAGGCGGTGGGGAGGGAATTGAAGTGCTTACAAATGAACCATACgaaaaagaaggagaaaaaggacaatacacacacaaaatctacCACTTAAAGAG CAAAGTGCCCGGATTTGTGAAGATGATTGCACCAGAAGGGGCTCTAGTATTCCATGAAAAAGCCTGGAATGCCTACCCATACTGTCGTACAA TTGTGACG AACGAATACATGAAAGATGATTTTATGATCAAAATAGAAACGTGGCACAAACCAGACCTGGGCTGTATGGAAAAT GTACATGATTTGGATCCAGAGACGTGGAAGACAGTTGAGGTGGTGCCTATCGACATAGCAGACAAATCACAAGTGGAACCTGGA GACTATAAACCTGAAGAGGACCCTGCGCTATTTCAATCAGAGAAAACCGGTCGAGGTCCTCTAGGCCCAGATTGGAAA TCAGAGCTTACTGAAAAGGAAGATGCTCCACGAATGTGCGCCTACAAACTCGTCACTGTGAAGTTCAAGTGGTGGGGACTTCAAGGCAAAATAGAGCAGTTCATTCATAAA CAAGAGAAAAGAATCTTTACAAATTTCCACCGCCAACTGTTCTGCTGGATCGACAATTGGGTAGAGCTCACCATGGAGGACATCCGGCGGATGGAGGCTGAGACACAGAAAGAGCTAGAAGAG aTGCGTTACAAGGGCACAGTAAGAGGCACAACAGCGACAGAAGAGTAG
- the mn1a gene encoding transcriptional activator MN1 has translation MNTNYNTSGFHMKAPSVAVEPVLGPLNEPPMQGLNFMPGREQYGFQPHSHGDMLTTGLQQQHQLHMPLPFNNQQLNPEQPSHPYQDGVASCLHGDRQVGFSGSSTGQQHMLESEFGQLAEVQTRECLSQQQQQQRLASMPDYHLHGHPNNNHAVPAPCLPLDQSPNRAASFHGLPSSSPETNRLEHYRLFPQGRVGGSQYCFPCDPLSGHLDMAGFSTPDSTEARFSYCEAGSQMAGSNFFNHGGSRAMIGGSKVDQHLPQHNIYSERFGNRGEFEPGVSSRHHLMAQQRGPMARQNPASPVLPRLYHPQNFVPNSPDLQNSSAGVQAQHGQMDHPMHRLSNHNMHAFGEPMFNVPQHGPQPPHQQHLNSFQYLNVAKRPRFDLPNGSGEEGYSPLSSGLHNRQGLENHLSPSAFPSPMGDFPTHVIDGFPSGPLPLNCGPHQQQPLPQRQNAAMMIKQMASRNQQQRMRQAELQTLSNPRDITPNGIVQRGPLSSMSQLNFDRKHSFHGNIEPQSPHLPHENPWFSESHQQCKETSIHTIEQTQNGHNLMLRTGTVTTGVMQSLNSPGPHNQFENGINNPLQVQLPSDRTVQSNAPLDRRQSEFRGADVRRQHSFPPGGPSQQGTPQSNPPGFNSSPGNYQSHTEYLSSQHLSVNKLGALSLGNLNKASTKDSVFGQSCLAALSTACQNMIASLGAPNLNVTFNKKSQNEAKRKPGQVEQDVNSSGGGGACGPGAEYFQSSTSQNSQTPCSGNNNNMTTGQSASGPMVKRETSTLSPHNNMDSGNEGKATGNVRGKAKRRRDSGHISPGNFSPSCSNNPVVSPGQQASSLSFEGRGRTPDGSLVSPSFGKPDLATSMDSGIQSVGKSDGVSPCMDYLDDASPNYSNEDLRTNRTSMKFNSDNRTGYPDAPCMEQVRTPLGSSGQDEVHPLEILQAQIQLQRQQFSISEDQPLGGKTSKKPDCQSGLNGDCTLATFSPESGKGCVNTIDLDSLMTEQHATWYGPSSKALTEDPGNGKCMGFWDRTRGQGDNKEGHG, from the exons ATGAACACTAACTATAACACTTCTGGATTTCACATGAAAGCGCCATCAGTAGCTGTAGAGCCAGTCTTGGGTCCTTTGAATGAACCCCCCATGCAGGGTCTCAACTTCATGCCGGGCAGAGAGCAGTATGGATTCCAGCCTCACAGCCATGGGGATATGCTCACTACAGGACTACAGCAGCAACATCAGCTCCATATGCCGCTGCCTTTCAACAACCAACAGCTTAATCCTGAGCAGCCTTCACACCCCTACCAGGACGGGGTCGCTTCGTGTTTGCATGGGGACAGACAGGTTGGCTTCAGTGGCAGCAGTACAGGCCAACAGCACATGTTAGAGTCTGAATTTGGTCAGCTCGCAGAAGTCCAGACACGAGAATGCCtctcacagcagcagcagcagcaacggTTGGCCAGTATGCCTGATTATCACCTCCACGGACATCCTAACAATAACCATGCCGTGCCAGCCCCATGTCTGCCTCTGGACCAGTCTCCCAATCGGGCTGCGTCTTTCCATGGCCTCCCGTCATCTTCTCCCGAAACCAACAGACTGGAGCACTATAGGCTTTTCCCACAGGGACGGGTGGGTGGGTCACAGTACTGTTTCCCATGTGATCCTCTTTCTGGCCATTTGGATATGGCTGGATTTTCTACTCCTGATTCCACAGAGGCCCGATTCTCCTATTGTGAAGCAGGAAGCCAGATGGCCGGCAGCAATTTTTTCAACCATGGCGGCTCCAGAGCTATGATCGGTGGTTCTAAAGTGGACCAGCATCTACCTCAACATAACATATATTCAGAGAGATTTggaaacaggggggaatttgaACCGGGAGTCTCTTCCAGACACCACCTTATGGCTCAGCAGAGAGGACCCATGGCTAGACAAAACCCTGCATCACCTGTCCTTCCTCGGTTGTACCATCCGCAAAATTTTGTCCCAAACAGTCCAGACCtgcaaaacagcagtgctgGGGTCCAAGCTCAGCATGGCCAGATGGATCATCCCATGCACAGATTAAGTAACCACAACATGCATGCTTTTGGGGAGCCTATGTTTAATGTTCCCCAGCATGGACCTCAACCACCCCATCAGCAGCACCTCAACTCCTTCCAATATTTGAATGTGGCCAAGAGGCCAAGGTTTGATCTCCCAAATGGATCTGGTGAAGAGGGCTACAGCCCCCTGAGCAGTGGCTTACATAATCGGCAAGGCCTTGAGAACCACCTCTCACCCTCTGCCTTCCCCTCTCCCATGGGGGACTTCCCAACTCACGTGATTGATGGTTTTCCATCAGGACCCCTGCCATTGAACTGCGGCCCACATCAACAGCAGCCACTGCCTCAGCGGCAAAACGCAGCCATGATGATCAAACAAATGGCATCCAGGAATCAGCAACAGAGAATGAGGCAAGCAGAGCTGCAGACATTAAGTAACCCCAGGGACATTACACCAAATGGCATTGTTCAGAGAGGGCCACTAAGTAGTATGTCGCAACTAAATTTTGACAGGAAGCATAGTTTTCATGGCAACATTGAGCCTCAGAGTCCCCACCTACCTCACGAAAACCCCTGGTTTTCTGAATCACACCAACAGTGTAAGGAAACTAGTATTCACACAATAGAGCAGACACAAAATGGACATAATCTTATGCTTAGAACTGGCACAGTCACAACAGGGGTTATGCAGTCTTTAAATTCCCCTGGGCCACACAATCAGTTTGAAAATGGGATTAATAATCCTCTGCAGGTACAACTACCCAGTGATAGAACAGTGCAGTCAAATGCACCCCTGGACAGGAGGCAGAGTGAATTCAGAGGAGCTGATGTGAGACGGCAGCACAGCTTCCCTCCTGGGGGGCCAAGTCAGCAGGGAACCCCCCAAAGTAATCCTCCTGGCTTCAACTCCTCACCAGGGAACTATCAATCTCATACTGAGTACCTCTCCAGCCAGCACCTGTCAGTCAATAAGCTTGGGGCCCTCTCTTTAGGGAATTTAAACAAAGCAAGTACAAAAGACAGTGTGTTTGGTCAAAGCTGTCTTGCAGCTCTCTCCACTGCCTGCCAGAATATGATTGCCAGTCTAGGGGCCCCAAACCTCAATGTGACTTTTAATAAGAAGAGCCAAAATGAGGCCAAACGCAAACCAGGTCAGGTGGAGCAGGACGTAAATAGCAGTGGTGGTGGCGGGGCTTGTGGCCCAGGGGCAGAGTATTTTCAGAGCAGTACTTCTCAGAATAGTCAGACGCCCTGCTCTGGGAATAACAACAATATGACAACAGGTCAAAGTGCTTCTGGCCCCATGGTGAAAAGGGAAACTAGCACCCTCTCACCACACAACAATATGGATTCTGGGAATGAAGGAAAAGCAACAGGCAATGTCAGAGGGAAGGCAAAGCGAAGACGAGACAGTGGGCACATAAGTCCAGGAAACTTCTCCCCCTCGTGCAGTAATAACCCTGTGGTTAGTCCAGGACAACAAGCATCTTCTTTGAGCTTTGAGGGCCGAGGCAGGACACCTGATGGCTCCCTTGTCTCCCCTTCCTTTGGAAAACCTGATCTTGCAACGTCTATGGACAGTGGTATTCAAAGCGTGGGAAAATCTGATGGTGTTTCACCTTGTATGGATTATCTGGATGATGCTAGCCCTAACTACAGCAATGAGGATTTGAGGACCAACAGAACAAGCATGAAATTCAATTCAGATAACAGAACTGGCTACCCTGACGCACCCTGCATGGAACAGGTGAGGACGCCTTTAGGTAGCTCAGGCCAAGACGAGGTGCATCCCCTGGAGATTCTCCAGGCTCAAATCCAGCTGCAGAGGCAGCAGTTCAGCATCTCGGAGGACCAGCCACTCGGAGGGAAGACTAGCAAAAAGCCGGACTGCCAATCTGGACTCAATGGAGACTGTACTCTGGCAACCTTCAGCCCAGAGTCAGGAAAGGGCTGTGTGAATACTATTGACCTTGACTCTCTCATGACAGAGCAACATGCCACTTGGTATGGCCCTAGCAGCAAGGCACTGACAGAGGATCCTGGGAATGGCAAGTGCATGGGGTTCTGGGACAGGACAAGAGGCCAGGGTGACAACAAAGAAG GGCATGGGTAG